The following are encoded in a window of Gramella sp. MT6 genomic DNA:
- the tpx gene encoding thiol peroxidase → MAKIKLGEELVTTYGNLPALDEKAPHFELVKADLTIGTLEDFKGKRVIMNIFPSIDTNVCATSVRNFNQKASELKNTVVLCISRDLPFAQQRFVSDEGLDKVVNLSDFRDRNFGKDYGVEMIDGAFEGLLSRAVLVLDENGHVIHSQQVPKIEDEPDYLAALKTLL, encoded by the coding sequence ATGGCAAAGATTAAACTTGGAGAAGAACTTGTAACGACCTATGGCAACCTACCGGCGTTAGATGAAAAAGCACCTCACTTTGAACTGGTTAAAGCAGATTTAACTATAGGCACCCTTGAAGATTTTAAGGGTAAAAGGGTAATCATGAACATTTTTCCAAGTATAGACACTAATGTTTGCGCGACCTCTGTTCGTAATTTCAACCAGAAAGCTTCAGAATTGAAAAATACTGTAGTTTTATGTATCTCCCGGGATCTTCCTTTCGCTCAGCAGAGATTTGTAAGCGATGAAGGACTGGATAAGGTGGTTAACCTTTCAGATTTTCGGGATAGAAATTTTGGTAAGGACTACGGAGTTGAAATGATAGATGGTGCATTCGAAGGGCTACTTTCCAGGGCAGTTCTCGTTCTGGATGAAAATGGCCACGTGATCCATTCACAGCAAGTACCAAAAATCGAAGACGAACCAGATTATCTTGCCGCCCTGAAAACATTATTATAA
- a CDS encoding peroxiredoxin yields the protein MALVGKKFPNLSVDAMNEMGDTFKLNVLEEAQKNNKKVLLFWYPKDFTFVCPTELHAFQNAMEEFEKRNVMVIGASCDTPEVHFAWLNTPKDNGGIEGVKYPILADSNRNLSSRLDILDIMSETYDEETGAVTLEGDNVTYRATYLIDEEGTVFHEGINHMPLGRNVNEFLRLIDAYTHVQEKGEVCPANWEEGKEAMNADREGVASYLSLN from the coding sequence ATGGCTTTAGTAGGAAAAAAATTTCCAAATCTTAGCGTAGATGCTATGAACGAAATGGGAGATACTTTCAAATTAAATGTTTTGGAAGAAGCTCAGAAGAACAATAAAAAAGTATTGCTTTTCTGGTACCCAAAAGATTTCACCTTTGTTTGCCCTACAGAACTACATGCTTTTCAAAATGCTATGGAAGAATTTGAAAAGAGAAATGTTATGGTGATTGGAGCATCTTGCGATACTCCAGAGGTACATTTCGCCTGGTTAAATACTCCGAAAGATAACGGTGGTATTGAAGGTGTTAAATACCCGATCCTTGCAGATTCTAACCGCAACCTAAGTTCTAGACTTGATATCCTTGATATCATGAGCGAAACCTACGATGAAGAAACAGGAGCGGTAACTCTGGAAGGTGATAACGTAACTTATAGAGCTACTTACCTTATCGATGAAGAAGGAACTGTATTCCATGAAGGTATTAACCATATGCCACTTGGAAGAAATGTAAATGAATTCTTGAGATTGATCGATGCTTACACGCACGTACAGGAAAAAGGAGAAGTTTGTCCTGCAAACTGGGAAGAAGGTAAAGAAGCAATGAACGCAGACCGCGAAGGAGTAGCTTCTTACCTTAGCTTGAACTAA
- a CDS encoding diacylglycerol kinase family protein — protein sequence MKNSFLGKRIRGGGYAIKGAWLLLKHEPSIQVQFVISILVCIAGLYFDITRNEWIFQFIAIGMVMSAEGLNTALEAMADFVHPDFHNKIGHIKDVAAGAVFIAALIAVIIACFIYFPYIF from the coding sequence ATGAAGAACAGTTTCCTCGGTAAAAGGATCAGAGGAGGAGGATACGCAATTAAAGGTGCCTGGCTCTTGCTTAAGCATGAACCAAGTATCCAGGTTCAATTTGTAATTTCTATTCTGGTATGTATAGCTGGACTCTATTTTGATATCACCAGGAATGAATGGATTTTTCAGTTCATTGCTATAGGTATGGTGATGTCCGCTGAAGGTCTTAATACAGCACTGGAAGCGATGGCAGATTTTGTACACCCAGATTTTCATAATAAGATTGGTCATATTAAGGATGTCGCCGCAGGGGCTGTTTTCATCGCCGCTCTTATAGCTGTGATCATCGCCTGTTTTATTTATTTCCCCTATATTTTTTAG
- a CDS encoding thioredoxin family protein, which yields MIKELDQDNLSELISSNDTVVVQYMAGWCGNCRLMKPKFKKLASENEDAQFVFVDAEKFPESRKLAKVDNLPTFATFKNGSFKNQVQTNKFDQLKNLVDEVTSN from the coding sequence ATGATTAAGGAATTAGATCAGGATAACTTAAGCGAGTTAATTAGCAGCAATGACACTGTGGTGGTCCAGTATATGGCCGGATGGTGTGGTAACTGCCGATTAATGAAGCCTAAATTCAAGAAGTTGGCTTCAGAAAATGAAGATGCACAATTCGTATTTGTTGATGCCGAAAAGTTTCCGGAATCAAGAAAACTTGCGAAAGTTGACAATCTTCCAACCTTCGCTACCTTCAAGAATGGAAGTTTTAAAAATCAGGTTCAAACAAATAAGTTTGACCAGTTAAAGAACTTAGTCGATGAAGTTACCAGTAATTAG